A stretch of DNA from Marispirochaeta aestuarii:
AATCTCCTGTTCAAGCTCCGTCATACCAGTGACGGTACGGCAATGGATGAAGAGCGGCCTGTGGAGATCCTGATTGATGACAGAAGCCGTACTGTTCAGCCGGGAGAGACGCTGTGCCTGAAACCGGGACAGAGCATCTGTCTGGAGCCCGGGGTGTACCACAGGTTTTATGGGGAAACGGGAGAGGGAACGGTCCTGGTCGGCGAGGTGAGCCTGGTCAATGACGATGCAGCGGATAATTATTTTTACGAGTCCCTCGGCCGATTTCCGGAAATTGAGGAGGACGAGGAACCGCTTTACCTGCTCTCCAGCGACTACTCAAGGTTTCTGGGGGTATAAACGTGACAATCTCCGGTACCGGATGCTGTCTGTATGATTATCTGTACAGGGATGTCTCCTTGGAGTCCCCGAATTTCCGGAAATTCCTCTCCAGTTTGCCTGGAGACGGCGGTCTTACGCCGGGAGGCCTTGTATTTGCGGAAAGTCTTTCCCGATTTGCAGGACTTCCTGCGGAAGAGTGTATCGCAGCTCTCACACAGGGCCGAAAACCAGACAAGGTCAATCTGGGAGGACCGGCTGTGGTGTCCATGATTCACGCTGCCCAGGTTCTGCCGAAGGAGTGGAATATTCAGTTTTACACCTGCCTGGGGGACGACCCTGAATCGGAGAGGCTGATGGAAGACCTGAAGCGCTTTCCCATGGCCCTGTACACCGACCGGGCTCCCGGCTGTTCGGTGCCTTCAACGGTGGTGCTCTCGGACCCGTCCTGGCATGACGGAGCGGGGGAGCGCAGTTTTGTGAACACCCCGGGAAGTGCCCTGGCCTTCTCTCCGGATATGCTGGATGAGGGGTTCTTTCGAAGTGACATATGCCTCTGGGGCGGCAGTGCCCTTGTCCCGCCGCTTCATGACAATCTGGCTTTCCTGACAAAAAAGGCGAGGGAGCGGGGCAGTCTCAATGTTGCGGGGACCGTGTATGATTTTCGACATCAGGCGGCTGACCCTGTACATGCCTGGCCTCTGGGGACCCATGAAAATCCGGCGTATCCCTGGATCGATATCCTCATTACAGACAGGGAGGAGGCCCGGCGTCTCTCCCTGCAGGAGGATGTCGAGGATGCCGCGGAGTTCCTGCTGGCGCAGGGTTGCGGTGCCTGCATCATTACCCGGGGAAAGGACGATGTTTATGTAAAAACCCGCTCGGATCTCTTTCGATCTGTCCCGGGGAAATTTTTCCCGGTGAGCGAATTAATAGTGTTCGACCTGGCGGAAAACCCGGAAAAGAGGGGCGACACTACCGGCTGCGGAGATAATTTTATGGGCGGGGTTCTGGCCTCCGTTGCCCGGCAGATGGATGCGGATCCAGCCGGTCCTGTGGATCTTGAGGAAGCTGTTGTCGAAGGGATCTGTGCCGGCGGGCTGGCACTCTATCATGTCGGAGGTGTCTATGCTGAAAAGTATCCCGGGGAAAAACAGAAGAAAATCGAGGAAATAAAGAGCAGCTACACGGGTCAGTCTGCATGAAAGGTGAGGTCCTGGTTTTCGGAGCGGGAAATATCGGCCGTTCGTTTATAACCCCCCTCTTTCTGGATGCCGGCTATACCGTCCATCTGGCGGATATCAACACAGAGCTGATTGCGGCGCTGAAACAGGCCGGCTCCTACACCATCCGGATATGTGCAGGGGAAAAGGAGTCTGTTCGAAGGGTGGAAGGTTTTTTTCCCCTGGCTCTTACAGATCACCAAACCCTTGATCCACTGTTGCGGCGAGTGCCTCTTATGGTGACCTGCGTGGGTCGGGCCGGACTGGAGGCGGTGGCCTCCCTGATCGG
This window harbors:
- a CDS encoding carbohydrate kinase family protein, whose translation is MESPNFRKFLSSLPGDGGLTPGGLVFAESLSRFAGLPAEECIAALTQGRKPDKVNLGGPAVVSMIHAAQVLPKEWNIQFYTCLGDDPESERLMEDLKRFPMALYTDRAPGCSVPSTVVLSDPSWHDGAGERSFVNTPGSALAFSPDMLDEGFFRSDICLWGGSALVPPLHDNLAFLTKKARERGSLNVAGTVYDFRHQAADPVHAWPLGTHENPAYPWIDILITDREEARRLSLQEDVEDAAEFLLAQGCGACIITRGKDDVYVKTRSDLFRSVPGKFFPVSELIVFDLAENPEKRGDTTGCGDNFMGGVLASVARQMDADPAGPVDLEEAVVEGICAGGLALYHVGGVYAEKYPGEKQKKIEEIKSSYTGQSA